TCCGCCCGAACATCCGCCTTGATGTCATCGGACTTGAGCCAGCCTTCATAGGGGACGTGAAAAGCATGGACCATCCTGATGGCGGCGTCGGGAAAGAGCGCGGCGGCCGCCAGCAGGGCGGCGCGCGAGCAGTCCGACAGATCCGTCGCGACCAGCAAATGACCGTAGGGCGCCACCGCGCGGCGACGCACGATCAGGACCGGCTGGTCGGCGTTGCGAATGATGTGATCGACGGCGGTGCCGAGGAAATAGTCGCCGATGCTGTTGTAGCGCGCCACGCCCGTGACGATCAGGTCGCTTGCCCGCTCGGCTGCGATCGCCCCCAGAACCTTGGGCGCCGATCCCTTACGCACGACAAGTTCGTCGTGGCGCGCGGCATCCGGCAGTTCCGCCCGAAGGCGATCGCTGATCTCGGCCTCGTCGCCCTTGATTGATTTCTCCAGCACATGCGCGATCGCCAGCGAACCTTGCCGCTGCTCGGCCAGTTGTATCGCGCGATCAAGCGGTCGATCCGATCGGGCGGTAAAATCGCTCGCCAGCAGAACTTCGAATTTCGCCATGACCCTTCCTTCCCGCTCAGCGTGGTTTCCGTTGCATATCGGACTCGATGGCCTCGACATCGCCGTCCCGTGCTATCTCGCCTGCTTGCGCGAGTTCTTCGCGGACGTGCCCGGCATCTAGCGGGGCAAAGCGCATCAGCGCGTATCCGATGAACGCCGCGAGCAGCGAGCCGCCCAGCGTACCGAGCTTGGCTTCCTCCACAAGCAGCGGATCGCTGAACGCCAGCCCGCCGATGAACAGGCTCATGGTGAAACCGATGCCGCAGATGACGGCCACGGCATAGATTTGCAGCCAGGTCGCGCCGCGCGGCTTGGCTGCAAAGCCTGATTTGACGGCGAGCCAGACGGCCGCGAAAATGCCGAGCTGCTTTCCGATAAACAGACCCGCCGCGATACCGATCGGCATCGGCGACAGGATTTCGTCGAGCGTGAGCCCGCCAAGCGCGACGCCGGCATTGGCAAAGCCGAACAGCGGCACGATGAAGAAGGCCACCGGCGCATTGAGCGCGTGTTCCAGCTTGTGGAGCGGGGAATGTGATGCATCCGGCGCGCCGGGTGTCCTGACAATCGGGATGGCAAAGGCGGCGAGCACGCCCGCGATGGTCGCATGAACGCCCGACAGCAGCACCGCGAACCACAGCAGGCCGAAGCCTAGCAGATAGATGGGCAGCGAGCGAACGCCGAAGCGGTTGAGCGCGAACATCCCGGCAAGAATCACGACCGCCGCCAGCAATGCGGGGATGACGAGACCTGACGTATAGAAGAGCGCGATGATCGCAACCGCGCCCATGTCGTCGACGATCGCTACGGTTACAAGGAACAGCTTGAGGGAGGTCGGCGCCCGGGGGCCCAGAAGCGCCAGCACCCCGATCGCGAACGCAATGTCCGTAGCGGCGGGGATAGCCCAGCCATTTATCAGGGTGGGATCACCGCCGGTAACGAGCAGATAGACCGCCGCTGGCGCCGCCATGCCTGCGATGGCCGCGAGTACCGGCAGCCGTCGCTGATCCCAGGTAGAGAGGCGCCCATCGACCAGCTCACGTTTGATTTCCAGCCCCACGAACAGGAAGAAGATCGCCATCAGGCCATCATTGATCCAGTGAAGGACCGAAAGCCCGCCTACATAGCAGTGCAGCGTGTCGAAATAGCTTCCCGCGAAGGGAGAATTGGCGATCAACATCGCGAGCAGCGCCGCGACCATCAGGACGATGCCGCCCGCCGACGCGCTTTCCATGAACCGGCGGACAGCCGAGACAAGCCCGCCGTTAGACGAAGAAGAATGTGACAATGCCATGGAGCGCGCACTCCCGGAAGAAGGTTTTAGCCATTCTCCGTATTCGAGCGCAAAGCCCGGGCGCACGCAGCACACGCCTACGTTCCTAAGTAGATAACTCTACCGGTAGTTGCAATAATATCCGTCAATCCAAGGGGGTCGCGATCATTTGAGTGCTGCCCTATGCCGTGATTTGTTGCTCTGTGTGAAAGCACGGTCGGTTTCGGGACTTCGATCTGCGTAGCTAAGCGCCAGCTATGTTGGCGAGAGCCGCGATCAGCTGGCGAAGGCTTTAGTGAGGAGCGACGACCGCTTGCGGACCGTGACCGTTTGACGAAGAATAAGTCGGCATAGCGCGCAAGAGGCAGAACGGGAATGACTGACGAACCAACGCCCAGGATCGAATATCATCGAGACGGCACAGTTTGTGCCAAGGGTCAGGTGTTGGACGACCAGCTTCACGGCTACTGGAGGTGGTATCGCAAGGATGGCACCTTGAAACGCACCGGCGAGTTTGATCGTGGTCAGCAGGTGGGCGAATGGACGACATATGATGCCACCGGTACTCCGTACAAGGTAACTCGAATGAAACCTGTTAGCTGAAGATGCACCCCGCAAAAGCGTCAGCGTAAGCGAGATGAACGACCGACCGCTTTCGTGTAACGGCAGGTTATGTCGCTATGTCCGCTCTGTCGGCGATTTCTGCCCGAAACGGTGTTCCTCGATTTGGTTGGAGCCGTGATGCAAGCATGCGATAAATCACATGCTTGCCGACCACCGGTTATCCGTTTGGTTACACCAATCAGATTTGACGTTCCAGAATCAGCCGTTCAGCTTGTCTTTCACTGCTTTCGCGGGGGTGAAGGTGAGCTTCCTCGACGCCTTGATGGTCATCGTTTCGCCGGTTGCGGGATTGCGGCCCTCGCGTTCCGGGCTGTCCTTCACCTTGAATTTGCCGAAGCCATTGAGCGAGATTTCCTCGCCCTTCGCCGCCGCGTCACCAATCGCGACAAAGACACCGTCAACCAGCTTCTTTGCGTCAGCCTTGGTGATGCCGTGATCAGCGGCCAGCTTATCGGCAAGTTCAGCGTTATTCATGAGCATTCTTCCTTCAATTTGAAACCTGGTCGACCGGCATAACCGCAACCGCAGGCCGCGTCACCGAATAGTCACACGTTCCGTGGCGACCAGAGTGATGATGGCCCCGCTTGCGCGGGCGTCAGATTTTCGGGGCGCCGCGCCAACACGGCGCGGAACTTGGGGCGCTGCCCCCGGCGCACTGCGAAGTCGTTTCCGCCCAGCTTCCTTCACGCTTCGCGCTTCGTGCAGCCGGTTCCCCGCGAAACGGCTTACTTCGTTTGCACCCCCGGTCTCGCCGACGGGCAGGGTTTCAGCGCGGCATCTCCGCTGCGCGGAAACCCAAGCCACAAGGAAGGTAAGACCCATGAGCATTCACCGCCTCGCCACCCGGTTCGGCCGCAACGCGCACCAGATCAGCGGACGCGAACCGCTCGACAATGAAGCGCTCTATCGCCACGTCCCATCCATCTTTGCCCGTGAAGCCCATGGCAGCCGGTCGGATCGCTATGTCTATGTTCCGACCATCGACATTGTGGAGGGATTGCGCCGCGAAGGATGGTTCCCGTTCTTCGCCGTTCAGTCATGCCCCCGCGACGGATCGCGCCACGGCCATGCCAAGCACATGTTGCGCCTGCGCCGGGATGAAGGGATGGGCAAGCCCGAGGCTGCCGAGGTCATTATCGTCAACAGTCATGACGGGACCAGCGCCTATCAGATGTTCGCCGGAATGCTGCGTTTCGTCTGCACCAACAGCATGATCGCGGGCGAGCGGTTCGAGGAGGTTCGCGTACCGCACAAGGGCAATATTCAGGACGATATCATCGAAGGTGTCTACACCGTGGCCGAGGACTTCCCGCGCCTGATCGATGCGAGCGAGACGATGAAGGACATCCAGCTTTCGACCGACGAACAGCGCTTGCTTGGCGAGGTCAGCCTTGTCGCCCGCTATGGCGAGGACGAAAGCCCATTGCGGCCAGACCAGATCATTCAGCCACGCCGCCGCGAAGATATCGGCAGCAGCCTGTGGACCACGTTCAACGTGATACAGGAGAACGTCATCAAGGGCGGGCTGCATGGCCGCAAACAAAATGCCGAAGGCCGCATGCGCCGCAGCCGTTCCCGCCCCATCAACGGCATCGATCAGAATGTGACGCTTAACCGAGCTCTCTGGACGCTGGCCGAAGGCATGCAGCGCCTGAAATCCTGACAGGCGTAAATCCGTAGAGCCGGATTTTCGGCTCTACGGTTTGCCATAACAATTGCGGGAAGCATCCATCCCAAAACGACGGCGGCCGCGCTCCCATAGGTCGCGCGGCCGCAGTATTTGTTTAACTGCGGGGATACGTGGATACGATTCCCTAGTATATTGGGTGGTCATGAGTTAGGCAGAGCGGCGACGTCCCCCGCATGAACTTGCGGGGAATCGTCGCCACTAATTTACGGCATTTGCGCCATGCGAAGGGCTTGTCGCAGGAGGAACTGGCGGACCGTGCAGGCATCAACCGCAACTATATCGGTATGCTGGAACGCGAAGAGAATGCAGCGACGGTCGATATGCTTGAGCGTATCGCCATCGTTCTCGAAACGGATCCGATCGAGTTCTTTCGCCGCCAAAGCTAAATCTTGCGATTTGGCGCTTCAGGGTCTTTCCGGCAACCCGGCCGGGCGCTGGGGCTCCGCAATGATCGGCGAATCTTGTTCCATTCCCGGTATAATCGGGCCACAGCTCTGGGCGAAGCGACAAGTCATTGCTCGCAGTGGTCCGGTTTGATGACCATTCCGCCTTTCGATGATCGACCGCCTGAGACGTTACGGGTCAACAGCTATGACGAACGCCATTTCGTTACCTATCTGCGGCTGCTGGATGCCGACGCCGAAGGCGCGGACTGGCAGGAAATCGTCACTGTAATCTTCGGTCTAGACGCTCGGACCGAGTCAAATCGCGCAAGGATCGTCTATGAATCCCACCTCGCACGCGCCAAATGGATGACCGAGGTGGGCTACCGCCACCTTCTCGAACCACGCCTGCAATAAGGCTCCTGTCTTCGTCGAGATAATCATGAGTTGCATGGCGCGAGAGGTTAGCCCGCCAAGCGGCGGATTTGCGCGGCTGCGCGGTACTTCTTCCCCGCCGCCGCCCAGGCAAGCTCGTAGGTCTTGACCCGAAGAAGCGGGAAACAGGGAGAGGTGCGATGCCAACTGCCAGCGATTGGCGGTCGCAAGCGATCGCCGAGCAAACCGCCCATCTCGATTACGCCGATTTCGCGCAGGAGTTTCTGCGCTTCAACGCGACCTATCGGCGCGAATATGACGACATGGCCTGCGCGCTGACGCCGGGTACGCCGGGGGATGCTGATCGCACGGCGTTCGCCCGCCGATGGGGGTTGGTGTTTCCCTTTCGACCCTTATGTCCCGGCTGCCCGGTCTCCGGCGCTCTGGCGGCCTGAGAACGCTCCCGGAACCGTCGCGCTCCATCCGGCGCCGGCGGGCTGTGCATCAGCAGCCGCGATCGACCCAAATGCCCTCGGCCCTGTCCTCGCCGATCAGGAAGATGCGAGTGGCCGCCACCTGGTGATTGACGATCCCGGCGGACGCCTGCGTCTCTGGTTCGCCGATCCGCGGCAATGTTCCGGCCTCGTCATCCTGGTTGCACCCGACGCTGACTATCCGCTGCGCCGCGCGGCGGCTGACCGGGCTGCGCGCCGCTTTCGGGGCGCACCGGCGGGCCCGCAGCCACGCGCGTTTCTACCGACCGATTTCCAGCGCCATCGCCTGACCATGCTGTTGCGTCTGCTGGAACTGCTCGCGAGCGGCCTCAGCACCCGCGAAATTGCAGACGAGGTTGTCTATCCTCGCCATGGTCTTCATGGGGCGGAATGGCGTTCGGCCAACGAGCGCCGCCAGGTCCAGCGGCTGCGAGACGAAGCCGTCCATCTCACCGAAACAGGCTATCTGGAGCTGTTGCGTGGTCGATAGTCGGGCTCCCGGTGCGACATTTATCGGTGCCCGTCTTTAGCCACTCTCCCGGTGCGACGAGCATACGCCAGCCTTGTCTCCGCCACTACGCGCTCGCCCCACACGGCCTGCGCTTCAACGGAGACCGACAATGCAGCCCAATCCCCCAGACGATGCGCCCCGCTTTCTGAGAACCCCCGACGCCGCGAAGCGCCTGGGTCTCTCGCCGCGCACGCTGGAGAAACATCGCTGCTTCGGCACCGGCCCCGTCTATCACAAGCTTGGTGGCCGTATCGTCTATACGGTTGCCGATATCGACGACTGGGCCGCGGCCGGGATGCGGCGTTCCACTTCCGATCCGGGACCGGGTATCGCCACGACGCGGCGACAGGCTGCAATGGGGCGCGGTCGGTAATCATGCCGGGTATCCGCCACCCATCCCGGCAGCTCGATCTGTTCCGACCGATCTCAGGGGATATTGCCCCGCGTGACGCCCAGGACCTGATGAGCTGGCCTTTCTTCTCGCTCGCCAAGAGCAAGCGGGTCGCACCGATATTGTTCCGCATGGGCGACGTATCGATCCATGTCGAAGCGACGCCCGAACATGGCATGGCGACCATCTGGGATGCCGATATCCTGATCTGGGCCGCAAGCCAGATTGTCGAAGCCCATGATGCAGGTCTGCCGACCTCGCGCCTCATTGCGGCAACCCCTTATGACATCCTGACCTTCACCCGGCGGGGCACTGGCAAGGCTAGCTATGAGCGGCTGCGCGCCGGTCTGGACCGGCTCCAGTCAACGACGATCGCCACGAGTATCCGCCAGTCCACTCAGCGCCGACGCCATCGCTTCTCCTGGATCAATGAATGGCGCGAGCGCCTCGACGGGAAAGGTCGCGCGCTCGGCATCGAGATGATCGTGCCCGACTGGTTCTATGCCGGGTTGCTGGATCACGCGCTCGTACTCACCATCGACCGCGCCTATTTCTCGCTCACGGGCGGACTGGAACGCTGGCTCTATCGCCTCGTCCGCAAGCATGGCGGGCGCCAGGAACATGGGTGGAGTTTCGACGTCGCCCATCTCCATCTGAAGTCTGGCGTCCTCTCGCCGCTCAAGCGCTTCAGCTTCGAACTGCGCGATATCGTTCGCCGCCAACCGCTTCCCGGATACCGGCTGACCCTCAGTTTCGAACTCGGCCGCCAGCGGCTGAACTTCGCGCCGATCCCCATCCATCCGCTCGACGCCGCCATGCGGCGAATGGGCTATCCGCCTGTGGATAAGTTGCCATGAGACACGGACTATCAGGAACCGCAACTATCGGACGATCGGGAACCCGATCCTCGGACTATCGGGAACCGAAACAGGGTATAAGATTATGGAATCATTGCGCAATTCCGCCCCTTAACATTGCTAACTCTGAATCCTTCGGATTCATGCTAACGCGCAGCTTGCCTGTGGACGAAACGCGATGATCGTCGCGTTGCTCAATCAGAAGGGCGGCGTCGGCAAGACGACCCTCGCGCTCCATCTGGCGGGCCAGTGGGCGATCACCGGCAAGCGTGTCCTGCTGATCGATGCCGATCCGCAGGGTTCAGCCCTGGACTGGGCGCAAGAGCGTGCATCGCAAGGCCTACCCCGGCTGTTCAGCGTGGTGGGTCTTGCACGCGACACGCTGCACCACGAGGTGCCCGAGCTGGCGCGCAGTGTCGACCATGTGGTGATCGACGGACCGCCGCGCGTGGCGGGGCTGTTGCGCTCCGCTTTGCTTGCCGCGGATCTCGTCCTCATCCCCGTGCAGCCTTCGCCGCTTGATGGCTGGGCATCGGCCGAGATGCTGGCGCTGCTCGACCAGGCACGCATCTTCAAGCCCGACATCAGGGCGCATTTCGTCCTCAACCGCTATCCCGCCCGCACGCTGATCGGACGCGCCACCGTGGACAGCCTTGCTGACCACAACCCGACCTTGTTGGCGGAACATATCGGCCAGCGGGTCATCTTCGCGGATGCGCTGCGGACCGGGCGCCTTGCCGCCGAACTGTCCCCCGACAGCATCGCCGCACACGAGATTGCCGCATTAGCGCAGCAGGTCGGGAATCTCCCATCATGAGCGGGCTGGGAAAATCGTCCCGACGCTTTGCAGCGCGCCCGCGCAACGTCGATGCTTGGATTTCCGCAGGCGATGGGAAGCCACCGGCGCCGCGGTCGCGAAGCGTCAACACCGCGCGGCTCACCATCGACGTGACACCCGAACTGCGGAAGCGGATCAAGCTGGCGGCGCTTCAGCGCGGGCTGACACTGGCCGATCTGTTGCGCGCGATGCTGGCCGAGGCTTTCCCCGACGAAGATCAGGGGAGCGCGCCATGATCGCCGTTCGCGATGATCGCACCCGCGTCGATCTGCTGTGGATCGAAAAGAAGATCGAGCGCTGGATATGCTTCGGGCGACCGGTCGAGGATCAGATACTCGACCGTCGTCGCCGCCGCCTCGGCTTCGCGCCCGACAGCCTGTTCGCCTTCGTGCGCTGGGCGTCCAACGACTTCGGAACGGTCGTTTCCCGCATCGACATCCTGCGCGCCGTCCTGCCGGGCGAGCCCTATCAGACCGTGCCCGGCGTCGATCCTGGCGGTGACATTCTGCTGCGGGTTTCCGGCTGGCCCAAGGTGCAGCGGGTGTTCGAAGCGATCGACGCGGTGGACGCACTCGGCATCGACCCCGCCGACACGGCGCCGGACCATTGGCGCCACGTCCATAATCGCCTCGACGCGCGCGAGACGCCGCGTCCCTACACCCTGGAGCGCCACCGCGCCTGGCTCGCCCGCAAAGGCTCCCTGCAATGACCTGTCATAGAAAAACGCTCGCGCTCGCTGTCGTCGCGGTGAGTCTCATCGGCATCTCGATGTGGATCGACCCGCCGCCGCGCTTGATCTGGAACGCCAGCTCCAGCGTCCCGATCGGCTTCTACCGCGTGCGTGTCGGCGAGCCGGTATCGCGCGGCGATCTTGCCGTCGTGGCGCCGCCGCCGGCCATCGCCCGGTTCCTCGACAAGGGTGGGTATCTGCCGCTCGGCCTGCCGCTCCTCAAGCGTGTCGCGGCGCTCCCCGGACAGAAGGTCTGCCGGATCGGCGACACGATCATCATCGACGGCGATGCGACCGCACTGGCGCAGAGAACCGACCGCCTCGGCCGTTTGCTGCCCGTCTGGTCCGGCTGCCGAACGCTCACAGCGGATCAGCTTTTTTTCCTCAACGCCGACCGCGAGGACAGCCTCGACGGCCGCTATTTCGGGCCGCTTCCCGCCGCGACCGTGATCGGACGGGCGACGCCGATGAGCGCGCAGCCTGCCGCGATTTCATTTTCACCCCGCCAAGCAAAGGAGACTGGCAATGCAACCCAATATCTTCAAACGCACCGATGACGGCTATACGGGCCGCATCCGATTGTTCGGCATCGACGAGGTTGTCAGCCTCGTTCCCGCCGAACCGAGTGATGCAGACAAGGCGCCGGATTTCCGCGTCCTGCTCGACGACGAACATGGCCCGAGAGTCGGCGCCGCATGGAAGGATGTCGGCGAACGCGCGGGCGACTATGTCTCGCTGGAGCTCGAGAGCCCGCTGTTTGCCGGCCAGAACCTGCGCGCTCATCTCTTCCGCACCGATGACGATGGGACCGCGTTCCGGCTGTCGATCAGCCGCCCGCGTGCCCGCGAAGAACGGGGCTGATCCGATGCGCCCGCGCCGCTGTTCTGCGTGTCGACGGGCGCTGTCGCTGGTGTTGTTCGCCTGTCTTGCGAGCGCACCGGCGACGGCTTTCGCCCGTCCCAAGGACGAGCCGTCCGCCAGATCATCGCCTGTCTCGCCGATCGCCGCCCATGTCGCCGAGGCGTCTCGCCGCTTCGCGATCCCGGAACGCTGGATATGGGCGGTCATGCGCGTCGAAAGCGCGGGCGATGTGACCGCGATCTCGCACGCTGGCGCCATGGGCCTGATGCAGATCATGCCCGGCACCTGGACGGAACTTCGTGCGCGTTACCGTCTCGGTCGCAACCCCTATGATCCCCGCGACAACGTCATTGCAGGCACCGCCTATCTGCGCGAATTGCATGATCGCTACGGCAATCCGACCGCAATGCTGGCCGCGTACAATGCCGGGCCTGGCCGCTATGATGAACATCTGGCAACTGGCCGGCCCCTGCCTAGAGAGACGCGCGCCTATCTTGCCATGCTCACGCCGATGGTCGGCAGTGCGCCCGGTCGCATTGCCTCCGGCTCGCCCGCCGATGCGCTCGCCTGGACTCATGCGCCGCTCTTTTCGCGTCCTGTGAACGTCGCCTCTGGCGCAGTCCCCGATCCGTCAGCCGCGCCGCAGGACCATGCCGGAGATGCGCCTGAAGCAGACGCCTTGGAAGTCGGAGACGGTCTGTTCGTTCCTCTTTCCGGTCAACAGCCGTCATGAGGCGCGCGCTCGCAGGCAGGCGTAATCAGGCGCGCAATGGCGGTCCCTATAGTGGAAGGTGCTGGGCAAGCAGAGAAAAGGAGGAGGCACGGCAAGATAAAAGGACCGCCAGCAGGCCGGGTCCAGATGGTTGGTTGGATGGGGTTTTTGCGTATGGCTCATTGAGAAGCCTGCCAGCTTCCTTTTCTGAAACTGCCGATTTTGCCGCAGTTCTGCGTCTGGCAGGCGATTCCGCCATTGGCTTCAGCACCCGATGAGCGACCGCGACGACGAGTTCGAAGTCAGACCGGGACGGTCACGCGACGGCGGGACAAAAGGCCGGCAAGCCAAGTCCTTCGTCGGTCAGGTCATGCGCGCGGCGAACAAAGGAGGTCGCGGCGGGCACAGTGGGCGGACCTATACTCCTCACCGGAAAGGGGGCAGCGTTTCCCGCTTCGGGCGCGGCAGGGTGACTGCCCCCCGTCGCGCGCGCCGGGCGACCGATCGGCGCGTCGTCGTCAAGATGCGGATTGTACGGCATCAGGGCTCCAGGTTCCGGGCGGCGCCACTGGCGCGGCACGCCAACTATCTCGAACGCGAAGGTGTGACCCGTGACGGCACGCCGGGCCGATCGTTCGACGCGGCTGGCGATCAGGCCAACGGGAACGCCTTTGCCGATCGCTGCGAGGATGATCGCCATCATTTTCGCATGATCATCTCGCCAGAGGATGCGCGGGAGATGGACGACCTGCGGGCCTTTACCCGCGAGTTGATGGCGGACGCGCAGCGCGACCTTGGCACATCGCTCGATTGGGTGGCGGTCGATCACTGGAATACCGATGACCCTCATATCCATGTGCTGGTTCGGGGTCGCGGTGACGACGGCCGCGACCTCGTCATAAGCCGGGACTATATCAGCGAGGGCTTCCGCCATCGGGCCGAAGATCGCGTGACCCTCGAACTGGGGCCACGGACCCAGCGCGAGATCCATGCGGCGCTCGGCCGCGAGGTGCAGGCCGATCGCTGGACCAGCCTCGATCGCAGCTTGCGGGATATCGCCGATCTCCACGGAGGCATTGTCGATCTGCGCCCGGACTCCAATGGACGCGGACCTGAGAACCGGCATCTTCTGGTGGGCCGCGCGCAGAAGCTGGAGGCCATGGGTCTGGTCGAACCGCTGGGGCCTGCGGCCTGGACTATGAAATCTGGTCTGGAGGAGAAGCTCCGCGATCTCGCTATTCGTGGTGACATCATCAAGACGATGCACAAGGCGATGGCGCGGGACACGGCGAACCCGGACGTGTCGCGCTTTGCGATCCATCATGGCCCGCCGGTCGATCCGGTGGTTGGGCGTCTGGTCGATCGCGGGCTTTACGACGAACTCAAGGGCAGCGCCTATGCTGTCGTCGATGGCGTTGATGGTCGCACCCATCATCTTCGGTTTGAAGATATCGATATGACCGGCGACGCGAAGCCTGGCGCGATCGTCGAACTGCGCTCCTGGGAAGATGCGAGGGGGCAGCAACGCCATTCGCTCGCGACCCGATCCGATCTGTCGCTTGGAGAACAGATCACCTCCGATGGGGCGACCTGGCTCGATCGCAATCTAATCGCCCCGGAACGGCCCATATTGAGTGGCGGATTTGGCGCGGACGTCGCCGCAGCCATGGAGGCGCGCATCGATCATCTGGTCAATGAGGGACTGGCGGAACGGCGCGGCGCCCGCGTCATATTTGCCCGGGCGCTTATCCAGACGCTCAAGGAGCGCGAAATGCTCCACGTCAAGACGGACCTTGTTGACCGAACCGGCCTTGCGCCTCTGCCATCGAGGCCGGGTGATCATGTCGCGGGTATCTATCGCCAGCGCGTAACGCTGGCCTCGGGTAGGTTTGCCATGATCGACGATGGGCTGGGCTTCCAGCTCGTCCCCTGGCGGCCGGCGCTCGAACAGCATCTCGGTCGCCATGTCTCCGGTACGATGACGCCGGGCGGAGGCGTGGACTGGTCCTTCGGGCGACAGCGGGGATTGGGTTTGTAATGGCAAGCGTGCCCACGGCGAGCCGCGCTGACGCCAGCATTGAATTAGGCATCATTCGATGATAAATTCGTGCCTCACGTTGAAGGACTATGAACATGCGCACGACCATCGTGTTGGATGATGATTTGCTCGCCAAGGCTCAGGCCTTCACCGGGCTCAAGGAAAAGTCGCAGCTTGTGCGCGAAGCCTTCAAAGCGCTCATCGAACGCGAAAGCGCGCGGCGGCTTGCGTTGCTCGGCGGGAGCGAGTCTGATCTTGAGCTTCCGACGCGTCGCCGCTCGGTTGCGGAATGATCCTGGTCGACAGCACGATTTGGGTCGACCACTTGCGGCGGACTGATCCAGCGCTCGTAGAGCGGCTGAATGCAGGTGTTGTATTCATCCACCCGTTCATCATCGGCGAGATCGCGCTAGGCAGTCTGCGCCAGCGGGATGTGGTGCTATCCAGCTTGCGCGGGCTGCCAGGAGCAACGCAAGCGACCGACGATGAGGTGCAGACCTTCATTGAGCAGCAGCCCCTGTACAGCCTCGGCATCGGTTACATCGACGCGCACCTCCTTACGTCCGTACGGCTCACCCCAGGAATGCGGCTGTGGACACGAGACCGGAGACTGAATGAAATCGCGACACGTCTCGGCGTGGCAGAAGTCGCCGAACATTGAAGTCGGGGGAACCGGAGTTCGAATTGGAACGGCCAATCCAGCTTTGCGAAATCGGCCGAGACCTAGAGCGCATATTTCGCGACGTAGCGACGGGCGCAAGTTACGTCGTCAT
This genomic window from Caenibius tardaugens NBRC 16725 contains:
- a CDS encoding DUF736 domain-containing protein; translated protein: MQPNIFKRTDDGYTGRIRLFGIDEVVSLVPAEPSDADKAPDFRVLLDDEHGPRVGAAWKDVGERAGDYVSLELESPLFAGQNLRAHLFRTDDDGTAFRLSISRPRAREERG
- a CDS encoding ribbon-helix-helix protein, with product MSGLGKSSRRFAARPRNVDAWISAGDGKPPAPRSRSVNTARLTIDVTPELRKRIKLAALQRGLTLADLLRAMLAEAFPDEDQGSAP
- a CDS encoding DUF2840 domain-containing protein gives rise to the protein MIAVRDDRTRVDLLWIEKKIERWICFGRPVEDQILDRRRRRLGFAPDSLFAFVRWASNDFGTVVSRIDILRAVLPGEPYQTVPGVDPGGDILLRVSGWPKVQRVFEAIDAVDALGIDPADTAPDHWRHVHNRLDARETPRPYTLERHRAWLARKGSLQ
- a CDS encoding relaxase/mobilization nuclease domain-containing protein, whose product is MSDRDDEFEVRPGRSRDGGTKGRQAKSFVGQVMRAANKGGRGGHSGRTYTPHRKGGSVSRFGRGRVTAPRRARRATDRRVVVKMRIVRHQGSRFRAAPLARHANYLEREGVTRDGTPGRSFDAAGDQANGNAFADRCEDDRHHFRMIISPEDAREMDDLRAFTRELMADAQRDLGTSLDWVAVDHWNTDDPHIHVLVRGRGDDGRDLVISRDYISEGFRHRAEDRVTLELGPRTQREIHAALGREVQADRWTSLDRSLRDIADLHGGIVDLRPDSNGRGPENRHLLVGRAQKLEAMGLVEPLGPAAWTMKSGLEEKLRDLAIRGDIIKTMHKAMARDTANPDVSRFAIHHGPPVDPVVGRLVDRGLYDELKGSAYAVVDGVDGRTHHLRFEDIDMTGDAKPGAIVELRSWEDARGQQRHSLATRSDLSLGEQITSDGATWLDRNLIAPERPILSGGFGADVAAAMEARIDHLVNEGLAERRGARVIFARALIQTLKEREMLHVKTDLVDRTGLAPLPSRPGDHVAGIYRQRVTLASGRFAMIDDGLGFQLVPWRPALEQHLGRHVSGTMTPGGGVDWSFGRQRGLGL
- a CDS encoding type II toxin-antitoxin system VapB family antitoxin → MRTTIVLDDDLLAKAQAFTGLKEKSQLVREAFKALIERESARRLALLGGSESDLELPTRRRSVAE
- a CDS encoding S26 family signal peptidase, encoding MTCHRKTLALAVVAVSLIGISMWIDPPPRLIWNASSSVPIGFYRVRVGEPVSRGDLAVVAPPPAIARFLDKGGYLPLGLPLLKRVAALPGQKVCRIGDTIIIDGDATALAQRTDRLGRLLPVWSGCRTLTADQLFFLNADREDSLDGRYFGPLPAATVIGRATPMSAQPAAISFSPRQAKETGNATQYLQTHR
- a CDS encoding lytic transglycosylase domain-containing protein, with amino-acid sequence MPAKNGADPMRPRRCSACRRALSLVLFACLASAPATAFARPKDEPSARSSPVSPIAAHVAEASRRFAIPERWIWAVMRVESAGDVTAISHAGAMGLMQIMPGTWTELRARYRLGRNPYDPRDNVIAGTAYLRELHDRYGNPTAMLAAYNAGPGRYDEHLATGRPLPRETRAYLAMLTPMVGSAPGRIASGSPADALAWTHAPLFSRPVNVASGAVPDPSAAPQDHAGDAPEADALEVGDGLFVPLSGQQPS
- a CDS encoding type II toxin-antitoxin system VapC family toxin — translated: MILVDSTIWVDHLRRTDPALVERLNAGVVFIHPFIIGEIALGSLRQRDVVLSSLRGLPGATQATDDEVQTFIEQQPLYSLGIGYIDAHLLTSVRLTPGMRLWTRDRRLNEIATRLGVAEVAEH